In a single window of the Pseudochaenichthys georgianus chromosome 16, fPseGeo1.2, whole genome shotgun sequence genome:
- the cxcr3.1 gene encoding C-X-C chemokine receptor type 3.1, giving the protein MESSGFNMLDGMDELYENDNSSDEDCCNGDVCDLTEGMHFESVFIPVLYSVAFAVGVLGNGVLLGVLARSRRRWSVMDTFILHLGVADILLLLTLPLWAAQSAQEEGWTFGTPLCKITGAVFTINFYCGIFLLACISLDRYLFIVHATQMYSRRNPRVVHISCLAVWIFSLLLSLPDWVFYHAVKDVRRGNRTECVPEYFRFDPDGVFNWELAFRVLSHTAGFLLPSVVLIFCYSCILHRLRCGSQGLQKQKAFRIIVAVVVVFFICWTPYHITLMVDTLHSDNSCGVRGFLQKAMVITSSLGYLHCSLNPILYAFVGVKFRRQLVDILRYMGCQLKMSAILQSVTSRRSSVWSESADTSNSIAV; this is encoded by the exons ATGGAGTCGTCCGGATTCAACATGCTTGACGGCATGGACGAGTTGTATGAAAATGACAATTCCTCTGATGAGGATTGTTGTAATGGTGATGTGTGTGACCTGACTGAGGGCATGCACTTTGAGTCGGTGTTCATACCAGTTCTGTACTCTGTGGCCTTCGCTGTGGGAGTCCTGGGGAACGGGGTGCTGCTGGGGGTTCTGGCTCGGAGCAGGAGGAGGTGGAGTGTGATGGACACCTTCATCCTCCACCTGGGGGTGGCCGACATCCTGCTGCTGCTAACGCTGCCGCTGTGGGCCGCACAGTCCGCTCAGGAGGAAGGGTGGACGTTTGGAACTCCGCTCTGCAAGATCACTGGAGCTGTTTTTACG ATCAACTTCTACTGTGGGATCTTCCTGCTGGCGTGCATCAGTCTGGACCGCTACCTGTTCATCGTCCACGCGACCCAGATGTACTCCCGCAGGAACCCCCGGGTGGTTCACATCAGCTGCCTGGCGGTGTGGATCTTCtcgctgctgctctccctccctgaCTGGGTCTTTTACCATGCTGTTAAGGATGTCAGGAGAGGCAACAGAACAGAGTGTGTTCCAGAGTACTTCCGGTTCGACCCCGATGGAGTCTTTAATTGGGAACTGGCCTTCCGCGTGCTGTCCCACACGGCGGGCTTCCTGTTGCCCTCCGTCGTCCTCATCTTCTGTTATTCCTGCATCCTGCACCGGCTGCGCTGCGGCTCCCAGGGCCTTCAGAAGCAGAAAGCTTTCAGGATCATCGTGGCCGTGGTGGTGGTATTCTTCATCTGCTGGACGCCGTACCACATCACTCTCATGGTGGACACACTTCATTCGGACAACAGCTGTGGAGTCAGAGGATTTCTGCAAAAAGCCATGGTGATCACCTCCTCCCTGGGCTACCTCCACTGCAGCCTCAATCCCATCCTGTACGCCTTCGTGGGAGTGAAGTTCAGGCGTCAGCTCGTGGACATCCTGAGGTATATGGGCTGCCAGCTGAAGATGAGCGCCATACTGCAGTCTGTTACCAGCAGGAGAAGCTCTGTGTGGTCGGAGTCTGCAGACACCTCCAACTCCATCGCTGTCTGA
- the LOC139435412 gene encoding uncharacterized protein, which produces MSKGHFDELFGKVGPLITKTDTNMRLSIGPAERLAICLRYLATGDSYRTIAFSYRVGHITVAVIVREVAGAIWTALVEETMPVPQAEDWRAIAAEFQERWNFPNCVGAIDGKHVVIQAPANSGSLYFNYKSSHSLVLLAVVDAQYLFRIVDVGGFGRSSDSGSLRNSAFGESLRDGSLQLPPDTVIPGAERLGLLPHVFVGDEAFPLLDNLLRPFPGRQITRERRMYNYRLSRARLVVECAFGILSSRWRMFRRVITTSPEVTELCVKATCVLHNFLRRKTIGRKSRTPVEESMDEAPDTPTLCDAPRMGSNNATRRSLQLRENFCSYFNEEGAVPWQHNVV; this is translated from the exons atgagcaaagGCCATTTCGACGAGTTGTTCGGCAAAGTGGGTCCCCTGATAACAAAGACAGACACCAACatgcgtttgtcaatcggacccgccgagcgactcgccatctgcctacg gtacctggcaaccggtgactcatACAGGACAATAGCATTCAGCTATAGGGTTGGTCATATAACAGTGGCTGTCATCGTCagggaggttgcgggtgccatctggaccgcgctggttgaggagaccatgccggtaccacaggcggaggactggagagccatcgctgctgagtttcaggagcgctggaactttccaaattgcgttggtgccattgatgggaagcacgtggtgatccaggctccggcaaattctgggtccctCTACTTCAACTATAAGTCCAgccactccttggtactgctggctgtcgtggatgcccagtacctcttcaggatagtggatgtcggaggatttggaaggagcagcgacaGTGGGAGCCTGAGGAATTCCGCTTTTGGAGAGAGCCTcagagatggcagtctgcagctaccacctgacaccgtcatcccaggagcagagcggctcggccttctCCCCCATGTCTTCgttggagatgaggcttttccgctgctggacaacctgctgcgtccgttccctggacgcCAGATCACACGCGAGAGGAGGATGTACAATTACCGcctcagccgggccaggttggtggttgaatgtgcgtttggcatcctctcatctcggtggagaatgttccggcgtgtcatcaccaccagcccagaggtaacagagttgtgtgtgaaggccacctgtgtgctgcacaacttcctccgcaggaagacgatAGGAAGGAAATCACGCACACCTGTCGAGGAGTCCATGGATGAAGCTCCAGATACTCCAACCCTGTGTGATGCACCGAGGATGGGCTCCAACAACGCCACACGCAGATCGCTCCAACTGCGGGAGAACTTCTGCTCCTATTTcaatgaggagggtgcagtgccatggcagcataatgtggtgtag